In the Candidatus Latescibacter sp. genome, ATTCCTTTCAGTGACCTTCCCACCGCCATGACAAAATCAGTCATCGAAGGGGTTTTGGCATGAGGAATTGCTATCCCCATTCCGATCCCGGTGGACATGACGGTTTCACGCGCCCGGATGGCTTTAAGGAACGCTTCGGGATCGGACATATGGGGGGATGTTGAGGCCAGCCTGCATAATTCCCTCAATACACCGTCCTTGGTTCTGACTTTGATGTCCCGTATTCGATCCACGGTGAGAATATCGGAAATATCTTTCATCGATTCACCTGAAAGAAAAGAAAGAATCCAGAATGGTTCATCTCTAAATTAGTGTTTAAGAAATAGGGATGCTTGCCTGTAGTGGTTTTAATATCCCCCCGCCGCATAAAGCGGCGACCCCCTTATAAAGGGGGTAAAATACCTCGCTCCCATAGCCCCCCTTAACAAGGGGGGATGCCGACAGGCAGGGGGGATTTCTTCCCGCCTGCACCCTCAAAAACTCACCGTATCTCCACGGTCCGGCACAACGACATGGCGCAGTCCCAGCGATTCCAAATGGTTTTTGTGAGCCTGGGCGGCGTCTTCATTTCCATGCACCACGCCGGTAAGGGCAGGCCGCTTTTTGAAACCTAATGTCCAATCGATCAGCTCGTTCATGTCTGCATGGGCGGAAAACTCGTTCATAATCACCACTTTGGCGCGCAGGGAGTAAAAGTCCCCGAAAATCCGCACTCTCGGCTCACGGTCCACAATGCGCTTGCCGAGGGTATTATCCGCCATGAAACCGGTGATGAGGATGGTGTTATTCTCGTTTTCGATATTGTTCTTCAGGTGGTGGAGGATACGGCCGACTTCGCACATGCCCGAAGAAGAAATAATGATGCAGGGGACTTTGGAGATGTTGAGACTTTTCGATTCCTCCACAGTGCGGATATAGGTCATGCGCTGGAATCCGAAAGGGTCTTCACCTTCATACAGGTATTTGAGCGTTTCTGTGTCGAAACATTCCGGATGCATACGGAAAATCTGGGTGACATTCACCGAAAGCGGACTGTCCACATACACCGGCAGGTCCGGTATGGCTTTCTCATTGATAAGCTGGTGAATGGCGAAAACCAGTTCCTGAGTCCTTCCCACACTAAACGCCGGAACGATGATCTTTCCGCCACGGGAGTAGGTATCGATTATTATCCGTTTCAGTTTTTCATTGGCTTTGGTGATATCGTCATGCACCCGGTTCCCGTAGGTGGATTCGGTGATGAGCACATCGGTCTCCGCAATATATTCCGGGTCACGGAGTATGGGAAGATATTTTCTCCCTAAATCTCCGGTGAA is a window encoding:
- a CDS encoding PTS sugar transporter subunit IIA — translated: MKDISDILTVDRIRDIKVRTKDGVLRELCRLASTSPHMSDPEAFLKAIRARETVMSTGIGMGIAIPHAKTPSMTDFVMAVGRSLKGIDFDSLDGLPVHIVIMVGSSDNQNVEFLKLIAKIGALFNETGFKERFLKAKTSEEMYRLLTESKPG
- a CDS encoding MBL fold metallo-hydrolase, producing MKITFWGAAKTVTGSMHLVEANGSKILLDCGLYQGRREESRKLNSELPFNQKEIDTLVLSHAHIDHSGNIPSLVKNGFDRTIYSTHATRDLCSAMLADSAHIHEKEAEYMNLKMKKNGQKAAFLPLYTMKDALDSIELFHSVNYGKRIQVADGIEVVFRDAGHIIGSSLVELFIRENGTEKKLVFTGDLGRKYLPILRDPEYIAETDVLITESTYGNRVHDDITKANEKLKRIIIDTYSRGGKIIVPAFSVGRTQELVFAIHQLINEKAIPDLPVYVDSPLSVNVTQIFRMHPECFDTETLKYLYEGEDPFGFQRMTYIRTVEESKSLNISKVPCIIISSSGMCEVGRILHHLKNNIENENNTILITGFMADNTLGKRIVDREPRVRIFGDFYSLRAKVVIMNEFSAHADMNELIDWTLGFKKRPALTGVVHGNEDAAQAHKNHLESLGLRHVVVPDRGDTVSF